The following are encoded together in the Glycine max cultivar Williams 82 chromosome 8, Glycine_max_v4.0, whole genome shotgun sequence genome:
- the LOC100793118 gene encoding auxin-responsive protein SAUR50, with protein sequence MAGAMNMKVDKIRQIVRLKQLMTRWKHISLRRRSDDEPSAARRPPPGFIFVYVGTERTRFAIPARFLNLALFDGLLKQTEEEFGLRGNGGLVLPCQVALFTNVVKYLHKDEHKYGKLSLEDFVSMVSDDTDVAASDSCKENVVVFAPLLQKAEV encoded by the coding sequence ATGGCGGGTGCGATGAATATGAAAGTCGACAAGATTCGTCAAATCGTGCGTCTCAAACAGCTTATGACGCGCTGGAAGCACATCAGCCTCCGCCGCCGCTCCGACGACGAACCCTCCGCCGCGCGCCGCCCTCCCCCCGGCTTCATCTTCGTCTATGTGGGCACCGAACGCACTCGCTTCGCCATCCCTGCGCGCTTCCTTAACCTCGCGCTCTTCGATGGCCTCCTCAAACAAACCGAAGAAGAGTTCGGACTCCGAGGTAACGGCGGTTTGGTCCTTCCCTGCCAGGTCGCGTTGTTCACTAACGTCGTTAAGTATCTCCACAAGGACGAACACAAGTACGGAAAACTCTCTCTCGAAGATTTCGTTAGCATGGTTTCGGATGACACTGACGTGGCAGCCTCCGATTCCTGTAAGGAAAACGTCGTCGTTTTTGCCCCTCTGCTCCAGAAAGCGGAGGTTTGA